In Eulemur rufifrons isolate Redbay chromosome 2, OSU_ERuf_1, whole genome shotgun sequence, the sequence gtgtgtgcgCAGAGGGTCGTTGGCGCTCAGCTAGGGGTAGAATCTGGCAGGCAAGACCCCCGGGTGTGCTGTTTCTGTGCTGCGTTAGCTCAAGAGGAGAACGTCAGCCACCTGGGTCCTGGGACAGCGTTTCTCCGTCTAGGTGTTTGTTATTTCAGTCGCTTTTTGGAAATCGGATCAGGGCACAAAGCACAGAAGATTAACAAGTTATTACGAAGCAGCTGTCACAAGCAGATGTGAAATTCGTTCTAGCCCGGTGTTTTCCCTCATTCAGCCCCAGGCTGGCGGTCCGCTCGGCCAGGCCCCGTGCTACCCAGCCTGCGTTTCAGGATCTCCCCACGGAACCCCTCTGGGGGGCGAGCTCAGCCCCTGTACCTGATCCCAGCAGGTCCCCACTCCAGAGACCTAGGGctgcctctccctttccctctacGTCTGGTCGCCCAGGGCACAGGCCACAGCCAAAAAGGTGGCCTGCTGAGCTACGCCTCTCTCTCCCTGTGCGCCGTCCAGCGGCGAAGGAAGCGGCCCCTCTCAGGGAGACACCCGgggccctgggtggggagggcctCCAGGAAAGGCGGGAGGCCCGGCCGAGGGGACTGTGGTGGCTTCAGAGGGCGGGGGCCCCCGTCCCTGCACAGGGCCTCCCTGGGCATGCTGCCCTGCCACACCTTGATGCCAGCGCAGCCCTTCCACTGCCTCCTTCGGCCAGGAGAACCCTCCACTGCTGCCAGCAGAACTGCTCAGTCCAGGAGTCTTTCTGGCGTAGCCACAGCGAGTGTTGATCTGGGCACTTCTGGCACATGTTCAAGAAGAGCCACCACCCAAGGCTTAAATTTCCTAAAACCAAGCAGCGCCTGCCAGGACGGGGCTGCACACCCAGCGTTGTGTACTCcgtgtcttcctcctcctcacaccCACCCCGTGGGGATCTGCTGTCACCTTCCCGggtgacagaggaggaaactgaggctcagagttgCTTTCCTGAGATCACACAGTCAAAAACGGCCAACCCAGGTCTGTGCTGCACGACTTACCCTGAGGAATTGTGATATTAACAGCAGATGCCGGGGGGCCCCCGAGAGCCGTGGTCCCGACAGCGGCCCTAGTGGGCATTTCCCACCTTTCAGACATGAGGGCCGAGGCTCAGACAGGCGAAGTCACCCACCCAAGAGTCCTGGGAGCTCAGAGGGCGGTCACCCGGCTCCTTGGCCTCTGCTTCTCGAGTCACGCTGCTGTGATCCACGACCCAAAACGTCCCCGGCCCCCTCTCAAATGCAAGGGCTGTGCCTTAGTCAGGTCTGGGGCTGCCATTGAATGACCACAGTCTGGTGGCTTAAAGCCACAGAGATTGGTTCTCTCCTGGCTATGGGGCCAGAGTCTGAAATGAAGGCGTCGCAGGGCTGGGCTCCCACGAGGCCTCGGTGCTGCAGGAGGAGCAGTAAGGAGAACTGGGAGTGCGGCGGGCAGCCCCCAGGTACCTGCTGACCGCGATCGCTTCCGGCCCTGTGCATGGGTGGATCTGGGAACTCCGGAGCCTCGGGTCCGTCTGCGAACGGGCACAGTTAGACATTTCCACCTCAAGTGAGACGAGCCAGCGCCAGCAGAGCGGCTCTATCAGGGCGAGTTAGGGGACAGGTCTGGGGTGTCTGGTGGGGTGTGAAGGGGCACAGTGGGGCAAGGGACTTGCCTGTGCCCCCAGCACTCAGGCTCCAAACTTGGCCCCGAAGATCCTGAGGACCCCCCAGCGTTGCTCCTCCCGGCTCAGGATGGACAACAAGAAGCGCCTGGCCTACGCCATCATCCGGTTCCTCCACGACCAGCTGCGGCACGGGGGGCTCTCGTCCGACGCCCAGGAGAGCTTGGAGGGTAGGTGGGCGCCCGCCACCCTCCCCCTGTCCCCCCATCCCAGGTCTCAGGGAGAGGAAGCTCTGGAGGTGCCCTCAAGAGGCTAGTGGGCTCCTGTCTGGGACTGATGCCCCTGGGACAAACCTAGTAATGCAGGACTTGCCTTGGGGCTGGCTTCAAGCTCTTCCTCCAGCCGGGTTCCCTTGGAGATCTGACAGTGTCCCCGGGGAccttccccccaacacacacggACAGCCTGAGCCCCCACCGCCCCCTAGCCAGGTGGCCCCAGCATTGTGACCCCACAGAGGCCCGAGGTCACCACGTGGGCCCCACTCTGCCCATGGCCTCCCCCGCCGTCGCAGGGTGTGCAGGGCGTGTCCGTCTGTCTCCAGTTTCTGAGGCTTGGGAAGGAGGAGAATTCCAAGCAGGGGCCCTGGGGGGCACAGACGTGCCCAGTGTGTCCCGGGGTCTTTGAGAACAAGCGTGGCTGGAGAAGAATAccctcagccctgccctctggGCCCTGAAAAGTAAGCTCGGGATTGCCTTTGACACCTGTGGGTGACTTTTCCCCCCTTCCAGTTGCAATCCAGTGCCTGGAGACCGCTTTTGGGGTGACAGTGGAAGACAGTGACCTTGCACTCCCTCAGACCCTGCCGGAGATATTTGAAGCGGCTGCTGCCAATAAGGTGAGCCCCTaggcttcccccagcccctgccccccagttAAGAGCAGCAACAGTGGGTGACATCCGCAGGGCCTGGGTGCTCTGCCTGCATCATCTCGGGGGCTGGGAACCTCGGGCCACAAGGAGCGATTGGCTGTCCTCGTCCTAGAGGTGGGGCCTGAGGCACAGGGGCCAGGAGTGCCCTGCAGAGCCTCTGGGTCCCTCGGAGCCTGGCTGCCCTCTCAGGCGGCCCTGGAAGTCAGAGGGCACTGGGCtggagagagaggacagaggtCGTCTTTGCCCTGGGGCCAGGAGATGCCGCAGGACCTGAGGAGCCCCGAGCGGACCCCGCCTTCCGAGGAGGACTCGGCGGAGGCAGAGCGCCTCAAGACTGAAGGTGAGGGAGGGGCTCCCTGTCCCTGCAGTAGTAACTGCCTGGATGCAGGGGGCCGTGGGAGAGGGGGAAGCCACCTGgtccagaccagcctggggacGTCTCTCAAGGGCAGCAAGCTGGTCGCTGGCGCTGGGGGAGGCGATTGTGAGAACACAGATGCACGACGTGGAGAGATTCTGCCCTCGTACGCAGCTGGTGGTTCCTCAAAGGGTTGAACAGAGTTTCCATGgggcccagcaatcccactcctagatcCACCCCCAAGAGACCTGGGAATGTGTTCCCACAACAGCTTAACCACGAACATTCACAGCAGCATCGTTCACAACAGTCAAAGGTGAAAACAACATAAGTGTCCACAGATGGGTGATGGATAAACCCAAGGTGGTCCATCCACGCACTGGAGTATCACTCAGCCAGGAAAAGGCCACAGTGTGGATGGACTTTGAGGAcgtcgtgctcagtgagagacgccagacacagaaggacacacagtgtgtgaCTGCATTTATAtgaatgtccagaacaggcagatccacagagacaggacgTGAATTTGTGGTTTCAAGGGGAGGGGGAATGACTGCTGATGGGGACAGGGCTTCCTTTTGAGGTGATGGAATGTTCTAGAATTCGATAGCAATGATGGTGGTACAACatagtaaatatactaaaatccacTGAATTATACTTTAGGGTGAGCTTTATGGTACGTAAATCATATCagcaaaactgtttttaaaaacacaggcaGAGCCCATCTCCCCAATGCCTGACCCTTAACTGGGGTCATGGGGTGGGAGCGGGAAGCTTGGGTTTGTGTCTTCAGAGCTGGGTCTGGGCCAGCCTTTCTCCTCCCGCCAGCCAGGACCCGTGCCTTAGAGAAAAGTCCCGTTGCTGAGTATTCTGGCACACGGGCCCCTGCCTGGGCTGtttctgaaggaaaagaaaaaggacagtgTTGGTCCCTGAGCCGGGGTCACGACCCATGCAGTGATGGCTGCCATGGCTGGCACAGGTCAGGCCCTACCGCCCACCCCCACACCTTAGCGGGTGCGGAGACCAGAGCTCGTGGCTGGACCCCAGCAGGTCCAGATGCCCCCGTAGCCGAGACTGAGAGTTAATCCCCTTGAGTACACGCCAGAAGAGCCAAGAGCGATGTCGTCTAGACCCCTGAGTCAGGCGTGGATGACCTGGCTAAACGTTCTTTTATTCCTCTTCAGGGAACGAGCAGATGAAAGTGGAGAACTTCGAGGCCGCCGTGCACCTCTACGGCAGAGCCATCGAGCTGAACCCTGCCAACGCCGTCTACTTCTGCAACAGGTACCAGCTCGGGCCTGCCTGGGCGGGGCGGCCAGGCGGCGGCACGTCCTTGTCCTCCGAGATGCTCCGCAAGGGCCTGAGACGGGGGAGGCCTCTGCCAGTGAGGGGTCGTTGGGGGCAGTTCTGCACGTGGTCAGGTGTCAGGCACAGCGAGGGGGTTGGGGAGAGTCGGTAGTGACGCTGAAATCAGGAGGCTCCGTGCTCCACACAGGACGTCACGCCAAGAAAATAGCCGAGAATGTGAGAGCATCTGTGCATCTGTTCGCGGTAGTGTGACTAATAATAGCGGAGAGCCGCGTCTGGCCTCCGCTTGTGAAAGGCGGGTGACCCGCGGAGCCTCCCATGTGGAGCCATGCTCGCGGGCTGGCAGCGGCCAGGGGGAGGAGTGGGAAGCAGAGGATCGCGCGCTCCCCTGGGCGGCCACGGCGTGACCCACCCCGCCTCGGGTGCAGCGCCCTGgggttttgtttctctctcaccTTGTGGTTTGCGTCTACTCCTAGCTTAGGGGAAAGTTGCAGGGATTGTGCAGCGCGCTccggcctgccctgccctccacGTGGCTGCTGGTCACCAGGTGGTTTCTCCTTAACGCCTCTCTGTGCCTGGGAAACGAGGAGGAACGTTAAGTGAAATACTAAAACTTGGGAAAATGGCTCATATGTCGTAAGCTGGTAGCTTTGACGTCAGCCTCTCAGTGGCGCTGGATCAGTTTTTTGTAACTCGCTATTTGGCAGTATAAACCAGGATCCTGCTCGCTGCTCTCGTCCAACCACAAACCTAAACACCGTCACAAACAGATAAAAAAGTTCAGAGTCGCCGTTCTGAGCGGCCTGTGGTGTTTTGAGCCCATCACCTCTCAGCAGCCCAGTATCAGCCCCATCtccatggggaaactgaggctcacagccCAGGTTGCGCCTCTCAGGTAGCGCGGGAGGAACACGGCTGACTTCCCTCCTGCTGCCTGCGTGGCGCAGAGCCGCTGGTGAGGGGCCCACCCTGTCCCTGTCTCCTCAGAGCTGCGGCCTACAGCAAGCTCGGGAACTACGCGGGGGCGGTGCAGGACTGCGAGAGGGCCATCTGCATAGACCCGGCCTACAGCAAGGCCTATGGCAGGATGGGGTGAGTGCTGCCCAGCGCCTGTCCCACCCTTCTTCTCAGTCTGGGCCGCCCCCACTTTGTGTGGTTTTTCCACCCCTGAGACCGATTCTCCGCCCCTAGTGCAGTCCTGACACTAACTTCAGAGTGAGCTTGGTCCCTGTGGGATTTCTCCGGATTGCATCACTCGAGGGTTTTTATGACCGAATCTCCTTGCGGGTCggggagggtgggctgggagTCCACTCTCTGCTCCACATCTGCTCCTCTGGGGACCAGCTCCATCCAGGGTTCTGCCCCACCAGTCACCTCTCACACAACTCAGGTGAGGGTTTCCAGGGCTGCTGCTGCGAGACAAGAGATACTCCTGTGGTTCAGGAAGTTCCAGGGGTTCTAGGAACCCTGTGCGGGGAGCCAGGGTGGAGACCAAACGCACATTTCTCGCTAACTCACACACCCCCCTCCCTCCGCTCAGCCCCACCTTCGGGCTTGGGAAGTACTTTTGTGTGTGGCGCCATGAGCAGGCAGGGGTGATGCCATCCCTGGCGGTTTGGGGGTTGCTGGGGCCCACAGGGACCAGGGCTTGGAGAGTGGCCCAGTGGAGTTGCGGTGACAGGGACAGGCCGCCTCCTGGGGCCATCTCTGTCCCGCAGCCTGGCGCTGTCCAGTCTGAACAAGCATGCGGAGGCTGTGGCCTACTACAAGAAGGCCTTGGAGCTGGACCCCGACAATGAGACGTACAAGTCGAATCTCAAGATCGCAGAGCTGAAGCTGCGAGAGGCCCCGAGTCCCGTGAGTCTGACGGGGAGGCGAGGGCGGCCCAAGGGTGTTCTCCCTAGCCCGAGGCTTGGCCTGTGTATTGTAAGGGTCCCTGGGAGTGTTTCAGTTGGGTGTGGTGAGACACCCAGAGTGGGAATGACTGTCGTAGGGAAGCCATTCATGCCTATAGGTCCCTAGaagcaggaggcaggcagggccaccCGGGAAGGCCGGGCTAGGGGCACACGTGGGCAGGAGCCTTCACTGTGGCTTTGCAGGCAAGGCAGCATGAGCAGACTCGGATTGGCTCGTGTGAATCACGTCAGCGGGCCCTGGGTGTAAGGGCCACCCCTGGGCatctggtacctggccctggtgATTAAGGCAGACAGATCTTGGCCCCCAGCGTGGGCTCCCAGTGAAGGAAGTGTGGGGTGTGGGCTGTGGGCCGGCTGGTTTGCATCCGAAGGGTGCACTTCTGGGCCGGCCCTTTGCTATCTAGGAATCGGCCACCCCTGGGAGCGGCCAGCTCTCCCAGGTCTGCAAGGCCCTAAGGTGTCAAAACatcagaacacagaaaaaaaggcTGTAGATAACATACCACGCTTTTCCCAAAGCGATCAGCCCTGTGGCTCGAGCCTTGTAGTTCACAGCCCTCTCTGGCCGTGGGGACTGGCTCAGGTGGACAGAACGTCGAGCCCTGTAGGGGACGTTGTTTCTCAGTTCCCAGGGGCCTGCCCGTCACGGTCCGTGTCCAAGCGTCACTAACCAGTGCTGTTCTCACCCGCAGACGGGAGGCGTTGGCAGCTTCGACATTGCCGGCCTGCTGAACAACCCGAGCTTCATGAGCATGGTTGGTAACAGCCCCCCACCTTCCACGGGGCCCCCCTTCCCGCCCCTCTGCGTCCCCACACGATGCAGGTGCTCACCTGCCGAGTCGTGGCTCTGCCTGGGCCAGGGCTTCCCGCTGTCGGCCTTTAGTACCAGATGATTCTCACTTGCTGGGGGTGTCCTGGGTGCTGCAGGGAGCTGAGCTGCATCCCCGGCCTCCAGCCACTCTGTGCCAGGGGCTCCCCCACCTCAGTTGTGATGATCAAAAATGTGCCAGATGTTGATGTCACATGTCCCCAGGACTACCCCGAAGCAAAGCCCACCAGTAGTGAGCACGGAGAACAAACAGTATCCTTCCCCTCCCGGCTGAATaaccaggaaaatgaaaaacCGCGCCCCACCCTCAACCAGCCTGCTTCCCCCTTGCAACGTGGGGCCAGTGGTGACGGCACAGCCACGTCCCCTTCCTGAGGTGCAGATGAGATAACTCAGCACCAGGTGCCCAGGCCCCCTCCCGATGCCAGGATCCTGGTGCCACAGAAGGGACATCGTTTGGCTGGGGCCCTCAGAGGGCCGTCCCCGCACATGTCCATTTCCTGGGTGGTCTTTCCCACCCTCCAGCTGATCTGCTGGCTACCACGGCCTCGAGATGCAAGGACTCCCCTAAAACAGGTAGGAAGAGAAAAGCCTCCACCCTCACTGGCAGTCAGAGGAGTGTTCTCGCCAGAGCAGGGAGCGTGTAGCCACGTAAATCAGCAGGGACTGCCATGTTCACTGTGGCCTAGGCCACTGGCCAGGCCGCCCAGAGACCTGTCTGTCTCCATGAGAAACGGGAGGGTGGGCGGGCGCTGGCCCTTCAAAGGGCATCTCGGCCCGACTGCTTCTGACGTCAGGCACGCAGGGTGGGCAGGTTACAGCCCACTGCAGGGTTTGTTAACAGAGTTCTATTGGCATGGCCACGCCCATTCACACTCGGCTCAGGTATATGGTACAGATACACAATACAGAGCTGAGTGGGGTCAGAGACCCTGTAGCTGGTGACCCCTGCTAAGTTCCTACTTGTCCACTTTAAGTAGATCCCAAGGAGTAATCCTAATGGGCAAGTTAGTACAAGGAAATGCCCAGGACAGCACTCTCACCTGATAGAGCAAAGCCGGAAACCAGACAAGCCCCCTAGTGTCAGGAACGGAAAGGCATCCGCACAGCCCACCCTGAGCTGCCGGTGGAAACGTGACGTGGCGCTGTGGGATCTTGCTCAAAACAGGTGTCCAAACAGGACGTCAGTGGTAAATGTGAGGTCCCAGCTCATGAGGAAGGAGAGGCAGAACATGGGAAAAGGGTGGGAAAGACCAAATGCCCAGCTCCTGCTGGTGTGCATGTGCTTGATTAAGTtgaagattcttttatttttgttataaccCTGAAGTCAGCCAGCACAAGCTGGAGGAGCGCTGGAGGAGATGCATGCCTCACCGAGGCATTCGAGCCCTGAGCACAGCCTGCAAGATAAAGAtttgtaattaaagaaaataatgtgtgtGGAAGCTTGCTTTTTCTGACAAAGCTGTTCTTTTTTTCAGGCATCAAACCTAATGAACAATCCCCAAGTTCAACAGCTGTAAGTGACAACCATTCTCCTTTGTATCTGCTTGCGCCTAAATGTCTTTTTACTGTGGCAAGATACACGTAACATAAAAGTCAACATTTTAACCTTTGAAAGTGTACAACATAGTGCatcaagtacattcacaatgtcgtGCAGCTGTCACCAGTATTTTTAgcaccaaaacattttcatcacttccaaAAGGAAGCCccgtccccatcagcagtcactcccaccccctccccagcccctggcacccacgaATCCACGTCCCGTCTCCGTGGAGCTGCCTGTTCTGGACTGTCACGTAAACGGAGtcacacactgtgtgtccttctgtgtcaggcgtctctcactgagcacgatgtcctcaaggtccatccacccTGTGGCCTGTGACAGAGCCTCGTCCCTTTCCGTGGCCGAGTGATGTTCCACGTGTGGACGGACTGTTTTGTATGTCCTCATCCCTCAGTGCTCACgtgctgtttccaccttttgtgAATGGCGCTGCCGGGCATGTTGGGGCACAAGTTGTTCTTTGAGTCCCTGTTTTTAGTTATCTGGGATGTGTCCCTGCGAATGAATTGCTGGCTCACAGGTAACTGTTTAACTTCCTGGGGAACCGCCAGCCTGTTTCCACGGTGAGATCGTAAAGCACAGTTGCCCAGCCACAGCACTGCGGGCACATGGGGCCGTGCTGGCCCCTGCAGGTGCTGagcagcctccctgcctccactcaGCAGATGCCAGGAGCTCCTCTGCCCCAGTAATGACAGTTAAATGCTgacattgccaagtgtcctcTGGGGATAGGATCACCCTGGCTGGGAACTGCTGTCTTTGCCAAAAAAGGATGTTCCTGGGAAAGCTGACAAAATTCACAGGGCCTGAGGAGGGTGGGTTTGGGACCTGCGGGGTCCGACAGGTGGCAGGGGAAGGGGTGAGAAGGAATTCTCTCCCGGGCCATCAGTGAGGGGCCGCAGTGGGGCTGGGCAGCTGCTGTCCTGTCTGCGCGTCACAGGCTCTCTATTTGCAGCATGTCCGGGATGATTTCGGGCGGCCACAACCCCTTGGGAACGCCAGGCACCAGCCCTTCGCAGAACGACCTGGCCAGCCTCATCCAGGCGTGAGTGGTCCCCTCGGGGAGGACATGGGTGGGCGGCAGGGCGGGGGGAAGCGGGGACACAGAAGGACCCGGCGTCCTCTGGGCAGCCAGAACCACTTGAAGGGTCAGCGGGGCCAGGTGGGGAGGTGTGTCCCCTCCTCCTCGGGCCTGGCTGAGCCCTGACACCTCCCCACAGCGGCCAGCAGTTTGCTCAGCAGATGCAGCAGCAGAACCCGGAGTTGATAGAGCAGCTCAGGAGTCAGATCCGAAGTCGGACCCCCAGTGCCAGCAACGACGACCAGCAGGAATGACCTGCCACGTGAGTCCCCAGCGGGGCAGCAGGAGGCACGGGAGCCATGCTCGGGAGGGCCTCCCTGAGTCACGGAGGCCAGGGGTAGGTCTCCGATCTCAGGACCCTCCCTTGGGTCGGAGCTGTGGGGGGCTGGGGCTGATCCCCACGGGCCCTGTGCACAAGTGTTAGGACAGCCACTATAGAGGTGGCAATGAGGTTGCCCGGGCAGTGGTGAAGCCAGGGCCAAGGACCTGCTTTTGCATCCACTCCCGAGTGGTCTGCCTGTGTTTTGTGGGGttcttttgttgctgttttctcACTGTGAACAGGTGTTATGTTTACAATTGCCTAAAAACATGCCCAGACGTCCCAGGTGGGTTCAGGGCCCCGTGGCTGTACTCCATCCCCAGGGGCTCCTGGCCTCTGTCTCATCTCCAGCCAATGCTGACTCCCTGGGGTGGGTGGCAAGTAGCCCCCTGTCTTCCCCAGGAGACGTTTTATTCTGCTTTGATGAGACCTATTGTTATTTCGCCATCATCTCCCctcacacacatacccacactttttaaatgttttaaccaTGCTCActctagaaaattttaaaggacagaacattaaaaagcattaagagtaaccttttatcTTTCTGCCCAGAGCAGCAGCCAGCATTAATATTTTGGGCAccattttttctcctctctctctctcttttttttttttttttttgttgagataggatctcactctgttgcccaggctggagtacagtggtatcacagctcactgcagcctctaacacctgagctcaagtgatcctcctgcctcagcctcccgagtagctgggactacaggcactaccaccatgccctgctaatttttttttttttttttttttttagagaagggggtctcgctatgttgtccaggctggtctcgaactcctgggctcaagtgatcctccctccttggcctcggtgctgggattacagatgtgaaccaccacacctggcccttcttctttttaataagcttttacatttttgttttttttaaaacatattccaGATCAATTTTACACTGTTGTAACCTTATATCCAAAGTAGCTTCACCAACACTTTCATGTCTATACTAGTAGAACCTTCTAGATAGTGTCCATGTTCTCTCTCTGTGCTGATACGATGCccccagccacatgtggccaccgCGTGAACGTGGCCCATCTGCCCTGGAATCGCTCCCCCCAGACGGTGCTCCGTATCCTGGGCTCCCACCTGGGCCCTGAGCCTGCGTGTCTCTCCCTCCAGGTGCCCCAACCGTGTCCTCCCGGCCGACCAGAAGCATTCTCATGTTTCGCCACTTCCTCCTGCTGGGCCGCTcgagagagaagaagaaatcgGATGTGCATGTTAAGATGgatttttctccctgtttttccTTTGCCCCTCCCTTTTTATACTCCCTTATGGCCCCCAGACCCCTCTCGAAACAAGAGCCAGCAAGCCGAACGCAGACCAGCAACCGTCTCCCCTccgcctccaggaagcccagTCACTAAAGTATTTTCTAGAACTCTGGGGGTGTGTCTCAGGCTGCCCTTGGAGAAGTGGCAGGTTTGGGGTTGAGCCACGTGGTACATTCCCGTGGCTCCGGGAGCCCTTTTTATAGTCCCCCGCACCCCTGCCCCTCATCCTTGGGTCTGTTTTCAAGAACTCTCCTGTCCTGTGAGAAGCCACCTTCTAAGTCGACCTCTCTGCTCACCCGGCCACCCTGGCCACCTGCCTGCCCGGGAGAGCTCACTGCCAGCCAAGGCCTGGGCGCCAGGGTCCGCCGGTGACCCATGGGCCTGGTGTCTTTGCATGAGGAACTCTTTAGCCGCAGACACCTGAGAGACGACTGCTGTCACCCATGCCTCCC encodes:
- the SGTA gene encoding small glutamine-rich tetratricopeptide repeat-containing protein alpha isoform X2, coding for MDNKKRLAYAIIRFLHDQLRHGGLSSDAQESLEVAIQCLETAFGVTVEDSDLALPQTLPEIFEAAAANKMPQDLRSPERTPPSEEDSAEAERLKTEGNEQMKVENFEAAVHLYGRAIELNPANAVYFCNRAAAYSKLGNYAGAVQDCERAICIDPAYSKAYGRMGLALSSLNKHAEAVAYYKKALELDPDNETYKSNLKIAELKLREAPSPTGGVGSFDIAGLLNNPSFMSMASNLMNNPQVQQLMSGMISGGHNPLGTPGTSPSQNDLASLIQAGQQFAQQMQQQNPELIEQLRSQIRSRTPSASNDDQQE
- the SGTA gene encoding small glutamine-rich tetratricopeptide repeat-containing protein alpha isoform X1, translated to MDNKKRLAYAIIRFLHDQLRHGGLSSDAQESLEVAIQCLETAFGVTVEDSDLALPQTLPEIFEAAAANKEMPQDLRSPERTPPSEEDSAEAERLKTEGNEQMKVENFEAAVHLYGRAIELNPANAVYFCNRAAAYSKLGNYAGAVQDCERAICIDPAYSKAYGRMGLALSSLNKHAEAVAYYKKALELDPDNETYKSNLKIAELKLREAPSPTGGVGSFDIAGLLNNPSFMSMASNLMNNPQVQQLMSGMISGGHNPLGTPGTSPSQNDLASLIQAGQQFAQQMQQQNPELIEQLRSQIRSRTPSASNDDQQE